The nucleotide sequence GCGAATGGGTAGCTGAGCACGCGAGCATTCATGGCGAGGATGAAGGGGAGGCTCTTCTCCTGAACATTGAGCGCGCGCCGGTAGAGTTCCTCGGCTTCCACATCTCTCTTTTCTGAATGGCAAATGTCCGCCAGTTCGTTCAGGCTTTGGGAAAGTGCAAAACCGGATGCAGGAACTTTTTCGTAGGCGGAGATGGCCTGCCGGTAGAACAACTCGGCCTCCTTCAGCTCACCCCGTTCTTTGTACTGCCGTGCACGCAGCGCATCGTTCTCCGCGCCCATCGTATCGGAGTTTGTCTGCGTATTGTTTGATGGGGGAGCGGGTTCGGCAATCAGGTGCTCAGCTTCGTCTTTCTTTCCCTCTTCGTCCAACACATCGGCCAAGCTGGCACGCAACTGCAGTTGCAGGGATTTCTGGGCGGGCGTCAGCCCGTCGGCAAATTCTAAGGCGCGCCTCAGTACCCGCTCTGCCTCTTTGTACTCCTTCTGCTGTCGATAGAAAATTGCGGCACTACTAAGAATCGTGACGCGATAAAAGGGCTCCATCTCTTTCGCGGCTTCAACGATCGCCACGGCCCTGCCGTGGAGTTTCTCCGCTTCAATGACGTCCGTCAACGACGCAAGCACTGCCAGGCTACCGTAGTCTTCTGCCAAGTGCGGGTCGTTAGCGCCAAGGTTCTTCTCGTCAAGCGCGACAACGCGCCGGACCAGAGCGATCGACCGGGCACTGCCGACGTCTACGGAGGACGCCAAAAGAAGCCCGCGCGCCTTCTGAGGATTTGAGTCCGGAAGTTTATCGGCTTCAACAATCAAGGTCTCGGCTAACTTCTTCCGATCCTCTGAAGTGCCTTTTTGCCAGCTTTCCTGGAATTGGCGAATGAGATTATCGAAAGTGCTCAATTCCTGGGAAGCAGCTGGCGGCTCACCTTGCAGAAGTGCGTAGGCTCGAAGTCCTCCTGGTCCGAGAAGCGCTGCAGCCAGGATGAACAAAAAAAGAAGAGTGCGGGAAAACACTATAACTGCGAGAGAACGCCGCGAGTTTCGCTTCTTCACGATTAAACCCCTGCTGTTGAACCGACACTGAGACAGGGCCCATTACATGAGACTTCGAGGGAAGTATTTCCTTGCCTGCTTGAATATATACCGATTGGAATGGTCTAGTACGTCCGGCCCACTCGCGATCCAATCCATCAGAGCTTCTACCGATGGCGCCAGCTAGGGCTTCTTGATGAATCTCCGCCGCGCCAGATGGTTCTGGGCAGTGGGCTGTATTTCTTCATACTTCAGGACGCTGATCGACCCATCGACCTCGAGTACGGCCAAGGCAACTTCCTTATACGTGGCGACGCCGTGCTCTCGAACCGCACATTCGAGCGCATCCATGGTGATATGTTCGCGGGCCATGTGCGCAGCGATCACTTCTCCATCGTGAATCAGCAAGCTGGGCTGGCCCTGGATGAGTTTGCGAAAGCGCCGGTTGGTCCCTGCGAGTTCGGCGACCAGGTAGTTGAGCGAGAGCAGCGTGGCGGCGGCCACGGCTCCTCCCCATACCGACGTATCGGAACCGGTCATCGCATTCTGGACGGAGTTGGAGAGCAGCAGGAGCAGGGTGAGGTCGAACGGGGTCATCTGGCCGACTTCCCTTTTGCCGCTGAGTCGAATTCCAACCAGCACCAAAAGGTAGACGACACCCGTTCGCAAGGCGATTTCCAGCAGCGTATGCGCGCCCGGTGGCAACATTCGCGTTACGAATTACTGCGGAGTCGGCGTCACCGGGATGGGAGCATTCTTGGGAGTGCTCAGATAGCCCGTGATCTTGTTTTTGTCTACCGTCCAGACCACCATCTCATAGAGCATGTGCTCGCGACCGGTATAGAACTGGACCGGCTCGCTGGCGTTCTTGTCTTTCTTTTCGATGGTGCGGTCGTCGGCGGTCACGTTGAGGGTGTACTTCCCCTTCTTCGGATCGGTCTTCTTGAGTTGCAGCGCGACCGTCGAAAAGGCCTGCGGGTTGGCGCCCTTCAACAGCGTGAACTCGTAATACTGGCGGTCACCCTTGTGCTTGAGGACTTCCAGATCGCCGCGCGTATTGGCGATCAGGCCGCTCTGCACTCCCAGGTCGCCGATGGTGCGTTGTAATGCGGCCTTGGTTTCTTCCAGCGAGGCTTTGGTGTTGCCGAGGTCGGTCTTGACACCGCCGACATCCGACTTCACGTTGCCTACTTCGCCAGCCACAGCGCTAATCTCTTTCTTTTGCTCTTCGGCGAGTTTGGCCACGGAGGCGCGCTGCTGCCGCTGCAATTCATCGGCGCGTGATGCCAGTTCCTTCTTGGTCATACCCAGTTGCTGGGCCAGAGTTTCTGAATCCGCTTCGGCAGACTGCATGCGTTTGGACAAATCGGCGTTCTGTTTCTGTTCGGCTGCGATGTCCTGGGTTAGTTTTTCGAGCTTGGTATGTTGATCAAAGAGGAAATACGACGACGCGGCAGCAAATGCGACGGCCAGAACAATCAGAATCCACTTGCCGGCACTGCTCTGCGATTCAGAGTGATATACGGGTGCGTCTTCGCCTTCAGGCATAAGTATGCATCTCCCAATTGAGGTGGACTGTAACCGCTATTGTTGGGGAGAAGCGAGGCTCTGTCAATTGCGTTTGAGGTTCTCGGTCGGAGGTAACTTGCGGCTAGAATGGGGACGTGAAGACCTGGGACGCGATCATTATCGGGGCAGGCATCATCGGACTGACGTTGGCGATTGAGTTACGGAAGCAAGGCCTCCGGGTCATGGTGGTCGACAAGGGTGAACCGGGACGGGAGTCGTCCTGGGCAGCAGGCGGCATGCTGGTGGACTTCTCCCCCGAGATGCCGCGCGCATTGCAGGAATTGGGCGCGGCGAGCGCCAGGATGTATCCCGAGTTCGTGCATCAACTGAAGGATGAGTCGCGGCTGAACATCGATCTGCGATCAGAAGGCGCCCTGCTGTGGGATCCGGCGTCGGACCCGCTTCTGCGCTCGTCCTATCCTCTACCCGCTCCCCTGGCCGAACTTGAGCCGCACCTTGCAGCCAAAAGCTGCGAGCCATTTTTCGTGAGAGAACGGTGTGTGGACCCTCGCGACCTGGTCGCAGCCGTAATCGCAACAGCTCGTCATCGGGAAGTAGATTTTTCCTCGGGCGACACCGTTCTTGGGGTCGAAATCAACGAGGGTAAAGCGATTGGAGTCCGCACCAATAAAACTACGTTTGCGGCGGGCGCGATCGTGAACTGTGCCGGAGCGTGGGCCGGACAAGTCGCTCCCCATGTTTTCCCGACGCGTCCTGTCAAAGGACAAATGCTCTATGTGGTCATGCCTGAGAAGGACCTGCTTCGCCACGTAGTGCGGACACCCGAGGTTTACCTGATCCCCCGCAGTGATGGACGGTTACTTATCGGAGCGACTGTGGAAGAGGCAGGGTTCGACAAACAAGTTGTCCCGGATACGATTCATAAGCTGAGGAAGGCCGCGATCGAAATGGTGCCGCGCCTGACGGAGGCACGGATACTGGAATCGTGGGCGGGGTTGCGTCCGGGCACTCCCGATGCGCTGCCCATCCTCGGTGCGACGTCTACACCGGGATACTTTGTCGCGACCGGGCATTTTCGCGATGGCATTCTGCTCGCGCCGATCACGGCAAATTTGATGACTTCGGTCGTGACCGGGAGAAAGACCGCACTTGATCTGTCTGCATTTTCACCCGCCCGGTTTTCGTAAGGCTGCATTGCGGGCACAACAAACCCGGAACTTTTGTTGAGTGTTATGCGTTCTTGCATCATGCCTTTTCGGGAGAATACTTGAAACTCATCATCGACAACGTCAGCAAACAATATGGGCGCGGACCATGGGCGCTGCGGAATTTCAGCCTTGAATTGGGTACAGGTGTGCTTGGGTTGCTTGGCCCGAACGGTGCGGGCAAAACGACGCTCATGACCATCCTGGCGACAATTACGCGGGCTACTGAGGGGCGCGTGATTTGGGACGGTGCCGAAGTGTCGGCCAATCCTGATGCGCTGCGATCCGTTTTAGGATATCTTCCGCAGGACTTCGGCGTGTATCCCAATCTGAATGCTGTGGAATTTCTGGAATACCTGGCGGCTGTCAAAGGGCTCGATGCGGCTGTAAGTAAGCGGCGAATTGACGAACTCCTGAATCTCGTCAACTTGACGGACGTGCGAAAACGGCCGTTGGGCGGCTACTCCGGGGGCATGAAACAGCGTGTAGGAATTGCCCAGGCGTTGCTGAACGATCCGAAGTTGCTGATTGTGGATGAACCAACTGCTGGCCTCGATCCGGAAGAGCGCGTGCGCTTCCGCAATTTGCTGTCAGAATTATCCGGCGAACGGATTGTGATCTTGTCCACGCATATCGTGTCTGACGTGGAAGCAACCGCGACGGACATTGCATTGATCTCGCAAGGCCAGCTGGTGGCCCACGCATCTCCGGAAGACCTGTTGCGAAAAGTGGAAGGCCGCGTCTGGGAGTGGGTATTGCCGAGTGCTGAGTTGAACGGCGCCCGGCAACAGCACCTGATCAGCAACACGGCGCGCCGCAGCGATGGCGTGCATGCCCGCGTACTCGGAGAGACTCCGCCTGACGGCGCGCAACCCGTCGCCCCCAATCTGGAAGACGCGTACTTGTATTGCCTGTCGCAGCACCGCGCCGGGGCAGCGGCATGAAATCGATGCGCGTCCTTTATGCGATGATTCGCGCGGATTTCTTGGAGCGGGTGCGGCGCTACAGTTTTCTGCTCACACTCGCCTTTGCGGTCTATTTGGGATACGCAGCCTTTGCCGGACACATCGTTCTTCGACTCGACGATTACCGCGGCATTCTTAATTCCGCGTGGCTCGGCAGCCTGATGGCCTTGGTGGGCGGGACTTTTCTCAGCCTGGTGGGCTTCTACATCGTGAAGAATTCGATCCTGCGCGACCAGGACACGCGCGTCGGACGAATCCTGGCCACCACGCCCATGAGCAAGAGCTTCTATACGTTGGCGAAGACGGCCAGCAATTTCGCCGTGCTCGCGTCGATGATTTTTGTGTTGGCACTGGCGACCCTCGTCATGCAGGTTGTGCATGCGGAAGATCCGCACATCGATCTGTGGGCGCTGCTCTCGCCGTTGTTGCTGATTGCGCTTCCCTGCATGGCATTCACGGCGGCGCTCGCTGTGCTATTCGAAACCTTGCCGCTATTGCGCGGCGGGGTCGGCAACGTGCTCTATTTTTTCGTCTGGGCCTTCATGCTCATTGGCCCCAACGCTCAAGTGATGGACAAAGGCCAGACACTTCCTCCGGTGGGCTATGTCGTCGATTATGCCGGGGTCGTTTCCACGATGAACCAGATGCAGTCCATCGTGCGCGGGATTGATGCGCAATACAAGGGCGGATCATCGCTGAATATCGGGAACGAGAACGGACCGCCGAGCAAGCGTTTTGTGTGGAAGGGTTTGGATTGGAACGCACCCTTCCTGTTGGGCAGGCTGCTGTGGACAGGGATGGCGGTTGTGCTCGCATTGATCGCTGCCGTGTTCTTCCATCGTTTTGATCCAGCGCGGGAATGGCGGATCAAGAAGGCGAAACCTCTGGAGGCACTCGTAGAGACCCAGATTCCCGGAGAGCTATCTCGCGCTGTGGAACCTTCGCACGCGCATCTCACTCCACTACCGTCAAGGGCAGCACGGAACTCATTCGCGAGATTGGTTGTGGCGGAGTTGCGATTGCTGCTCAAGGGCAAGGGCTGGTGGTGGTACGTGGTGGCCGCCGGACTATCGATCGCGTGCCTGCTGTCTCCCCTTGACAAGGCCCGAGGGGGTGTTTTGATAGCGGCGTGGATGTGGCCGATCCTGGTGTGGTCGTCGATGGGATCGCGCGAGAAGCGGCATGCAACGGAGTCTCTGATCTTTTCTTCGGCGGGCGCGCTGCCCCGTCAACTTCCAGCGATGCTGGCCGCGGGAGTGCTGGTCTCACTTTTCACTGCGGGGGGAATCGGAATTCGCCTATTGCTGCGCGGTGATATGCAAGGAGTGGCGGCATTTCTCGCGGGAGCGATCTTTATCCCCAGCATGGCGATGGCACTGGGCGTGTGGAGTGGCAGCAGCAAGGCCTTTGAAGCGATCTACACGGTGTGGTGGTACATGGGACCCGCGCATCACACGCCTGGAATCGATTTCATGGGCGTTTCACAAGCATCGAGTTCCGCACTGACCTATGCATCAGCGGCGCTGGCTTTGCTTGCGGTGGCGTATTGGCGACGGCGGGCCCATCTCGGATACGCTTGAGTTGCCCCAAAACCTTCAACCACGAAGGTCACCAAGGATCCCGCGAAGGTGACTAAGGAAACTTCTCCTACAACAAGGCCAACCGACCGTTTGGTTTAGAATATAGGGTTGCACTGTATAGACCCGTCCTCATAGGAGAATCAAGATGAAACTTACCCCCGGAAAACTCAAGGGGCTGAAAGCTGTCTCAAACGAACGTGGAGTCATCGCCGCAGCCGCTATGGATCAACGCGGCTCATTGCAGAAGTCGCTGGCCAAGGAAAAAGGCGGCGAAGTCACCGACGCGATGATGGAAGAATTCAAGACTCTCGTCACGGAAGTTCTGACCCCGCATGCCACCGCAATTCTGCTCGATCCCGAATGGGGATTGCCTGCCTCCAAGCGCCGCGCGAAGAATGCCGGCCTGCTTCTCGCGTACGAGAAGACTGGATATGACAAGACTGGCCCCGGCCGCCTTGGCGATCTGCTTGACCTGTGGTCGGCTCGCCGCCTGAAAGAAGCGGGCGCGGATTGCGTCAAGATCCTGCTTTATTACACGCCGTTCGATCCCAAGCACGTCAACGATGCGAAGCATGCATGGGTGGAGCGCATCGGCGACGAGTGTCGCGCCAACGACATTCCCTACTTCCTGGAATTTGTCGGGTACGAAGAGGGCGCTGACGAGAAGGGTTTGGACTACGCGAAAAAGAAACCGCAGATCGTTGCCGAAAGCATGAAGGAGTTCAGCAAGGATCGCTATGGCGTGGACGTCCTGAAAGTCGAAGTGCCCGTGAACATGAAGTATGTCGAAGGCACGAAGTCGTTCGGCGGCCAAAAAGCCTATACCAAGAAAGAAGCCATCGATCTGTTTCACAAGGCAGCGGGCGTCGCGACCAGGCCCTTTATTTATTTGTCGGCTGGCGTCAGCAATGCCGAGTTCAGCGAAACGCTGGAACTGGCGGGCGAATCGGGCGTGAAGTTCAATGGCGTCCTGTGCGGCCGCGCCACCTGGAAAGACGGCATCGCGGTATACGCCAAACAGGGTGCAGCAGCATTCCGCACCTGGCTCGAGACCGAAGGCGTCAAGAACATCAACAATGTGAACGATAAATTGAAGGCCGCGACCTCATGGCACTCGATATACGAGACCTAGTTCGAAGCGACTTTACCAACTGGAAGGCGGGTCTCAGGACCCGCCTTTATTCTTGATATAGGCTTCTTACGAGGACCCTAATGCCGGACCACAAAACCGCTCTCATCACAGGCGCTTCATTCGGAATCGGGCTGGAACTGGCGAGGATTTTTGCCCGCGAGGGCTACAATCTCGTGCTGGTCGCGCGCACGGCGGACAAACTTCGTCAGGTTGCGTCGGAGTTGGAAAAGGCACATGGAACGCGGTCGCTGACTCTGGCCAGCGATCTCTCGGCGCCGGGAGCCGCAGCGTACGTACACGATCAGACCACACGCGCGGAGCTTACCATCGATGTGCTGGTTAATAATGCCGGCTTCGGGCAATTCGGGTTGTTCGCCGAGAACGATCTGGAAGAATGCCTGCAACAGATCCAACTCAACATCACCACCCTCACCCATCTGACGCGCTTGTATCTTCCGGAGATGTTGCAGCGAAAAAGCGGGCGCATTCTGAATGTGGCGTCCACGGCGGCGTTTCAAGCGGGGCCGTTGATGGCTGTTTATTACGCCACGAAAGCGTACGTGCTGCATTTTTCCGAGGGAATTGCGAACGAGCTGCGAGGAACAGGCATTACTGTTACTTGCCTGTGTCCGGGACCGACGGTCACGGAGTTCGCCAAGCGCGCCAACATCCTTACGGCCCGACTCTTCAAGCTTGGCGCAATGGACGCACGCACGGTCGCCGAGGATGGCTACCGCGCTCTGATGGCTGGTAAGCCCATAGTGATCTCGGGATTCAAGAACTGGTTGACCGCGCAGTCGGTGAGGTTCGCACCCCGGAGTTGGGTGACGGCGGTGGCGCGGAAGTTGCAGGAAACCAGAAAAGAATAAATCAGTGGTTAGTGATTAGCGATTGATTTGCTAACCACTAATCACCAGCCACTGACCACTACCTTTTCAACGACTGCTGCACTTTGCTGTGGTGGCGGCCGTAGACGAAATAAACCACCAGGCCGATCACCAACCAGACAATCAGGCGCGCCCAGTTCACCCATCCCAGCTTGTACATCATGTAGCCGTTGAAAAGGATGCCCATGATCGGCACAAACGGCACCCACGGCGTGCGGAAGGGTCGAGCCTGACCTGGATTCGTACTGCGCAGCACCATGACTGCGATACAGACAATGACAAATGCCAGCAGGGTTCCGATGTTGACCATCTTGCCGATGTCATCAATTGGAGTAAGGCTGCCCACAATCGCGGCCAGAAATCCAACGAGAATCGTGTTCTTCCAGGGCGTCCGGAAACGCGGGTGAATGGCCGCGAAGAATTTCTTGGGCAAGAGGCCGTCATTGGCCATCGAGTAAAGGACGCGAGTCTGTCCTAACAACATCACCAGCATGACGCTGGTCAATCCGGCCAAGGCCCCTAGAGTGATGATGTGCGATGCCCCTGTGAGCCCGCGATCCATAAAAGCGCGCGCGATGGGAGCTTCGATGTTCACTTCGCGCCATGGCACCATGCCCGTGAGGACGGCTGCGACGGCAATGTATAGCGCAGTACAGATCAGAAGCGATGCAATGATGCCGATCGGCAGATCGCGTTGAGGGTTCTTTGCTTCCTGGGCAGTGGTCGAAACAGCATCAAATCCGATATAGGCGAAAAAGATATAAGCAGCTCCGGCCCCGATTCCGGAGAATCCGAAAGGCGCAAAACTGTGCCAGTCGCCGCCCCAGTTGCTGGCGCTGACGTAGCGGAAGCCGAGGGCAATCACAAACAGCACAACGGCCACCTTGATGGTGACGATGGTGGAGTTGAAACGAGCGCTCTCTTTAATTCCGATGGTCAGGATGGCGGTGATGACCAATGCAATGATGAAGGCGGGGACATTGACGCCGATCTCGTAGCCGAAAAGGTGCGGCGCGTTGAGCAGGTCGTGACCTCGCTGCATCAGTTCCGGCGACTGAGCGCCCATGATCTCGGTCACTTTATTCAGGAAGGCCTGCGTTCCCGGTACGAGCGTGGAGTCGGAAGCCACAGCCATCTGGCGAGCCACGATATTTTCAGCGGCGCGCAATCCAGTCCAGTGGTCGTAGGCGAGCCAGAGCGGCATCTTGATATGAAATATATCGAGCAGTTCGATGAAGTGGTTCGACCATCCGGAGGACACGGTGCTGGCGCCCATCGCGTATTCGAGGGTCAGATCCCAGCCGATGATCCACGCGAAAATTTCGCCCAACGTCGCATACGCGTAGGTGTAGGCGCTACCGGCCAGCGGGATCATGGCCGCGAACTCGGCGTAGCATAACGCTGCGAATGCGCAACCCATCCCGGAAAGCACGAAGGAGAGCATCAGGCCCGGCCCTGCGTAGTGCGCGCCCAGTCCAGAAAGAACGAAGATGCCGGCGCCAATCACTGCGCCTACGCCCAACGCGGTCAACTGGAATACGCCGAGCGTCCGTTTCAGGCTGTGTTCGCCAGTTTCCTGCGCTTCTTTAACGAGTTGATCAATCGGCTTTTTCGCGAGCAGGTCAGTCATGAATCGCTAGGCTCCTATGGGTCAGGCTGAAGTCGGGCGTGCTTTTTGTGACCACAAGAAATACACCGGGATCCCCAACAGTACGATGCACAATCCCGGCCAGGTATATTGCGGTTTGTAGCGTAACAGCACAACATCGATAAACAAAGCCATCACAATATATATCGCGGGCAGCACGGGATATCCGACAGCCTTATAGGGACGTTCCGCGTCGGGATGCGTTTTGCGCAACACAAACAACCCAATGATGGTCAGAATGTAGAACACCAGCACCGCAAAAATGATGTAGTCAAGAAGCTGGCCATAGCTGCCCGAAACACAGAGGATGCAGGTCCAGACCATCGACACCATCAGCGAAACGGCGGGCGTTTTGTATTTGGGATGCAGACGGGCGACACTCTTGAAGAAAAGGCCGTCCTTGGCCATGGCGTAGTAGACGCGCGCGCCGGCCAGGATCAGGCCGTTACAGCATCCGAAACCGGAAATCATGATGGCAATGGCCATCAGCGCTCCGCCGGCAGCGCCGAACATCTGCGTCATGGTTGCCGTGCCAACGCGGTCTTCGGCGGCATATTGAATGCCGCGCTCCAGCAGCGTCGTTCCGGTCGGGCTTCCCATCAGCGGAAGGGCCGCCAGATAAATGAAGTTGCAGCCGATGTAGAGTGCGATCACGACGCCCGTGCCCAGCGCCAATGAAAGCGGAAGGTTGCGACTGGGATTCTTCACTTCACCGGCGGTGAACGTGACGTTATTCCAGGCGTCGGCAGAAAAGAGTGAGCCGACCTGTGCGATCGCCAAGACTGTCAGGGTCGAGACCAGGACCCCTCCGCCGACATCGTGGAGAGTGCCAAGGCCGGCATTTTTCCAGAAGTTCGCACCGAAGTTGCTGGCAATGGCTTGGGCATTGCGTCCTAGAAAAACGCCAAAGATGACGAGTCCGAGCAGTGCCGAAACTTTGGCTGCGGTGAAGACGTTCTGGATCAGGGCGCCGGTTCTAATGCCGAAAATATTGATGATGGAGAGCAGAACCACCACGAGGATTGCAACGAGGTTCTGAGTGTTGAGACCAACGTCCATGCCGCCCAAGACCATGGGGCCAATCGTGAATTTGGGAACTTTCCAGAAATGCAGGATCCAATGGCTCGAGGAAATTGCCGGCCAGAAAACTCCGAGGAACTTGCCAAAAGCCACGCCCACCGCGGCGATTGTGCCAGTCTGAATGACGAGGAACAATGTCCAGCCGTAGAGGAATCCCCAGAGCGGTCCGAGCGACTCGCGAAGATAGACGTATTGGCCGCCGGCGCGCGGCATCATGGCCGCAAGTTCGCCATAGCTGAGAGCGCCGACAATCGTGAGGAATCCGGTAACGAGCCATGCGCCGATGAGCAGCGCGGGCGAACTCGTTACACGGGAAATGTCGGCGGAGACAATAAAGATGCCGGAACCAATCATTGAGCCCATCACCAGCATGGTCGCGCTGGTCAGGCCGAGGCCTTGAACAAGCTCTTTATCCTGATGGGTGTGTTTCGCCCAATCGTCGGCGAGGGTTGCTGGGGAAGTTGGTTTAGCGTCAGTACTCACGAAGCTCCCAGGTTAGGTCTCAGGTCTCAGGTGCTAGGTTTCAGGTCTAGCGTCTTAGCGTTTTCCTGACACCTGACACCTAAGACCTGGCACCTGATCTTTGCAAGTCATTGAATTTACCTCAGAACCTCGAAAAAAGCCTCTCCTGATTTGCGTGGATCGGGTAACAAGTCAGATATCACGGCCACGCTGTCGGCCCCGGCTTCGATTACGGAGCGGGCATTCTGGCGCGTTATGCCGCCGATGGCGACCAGAGGTTTCCGTGTCAGTTCCCTTGCCCGGCGGACGCCTTCGAGCCCAACGACCGGATCGGGATTCGCTTTGCTGGAGGTGGCAAAAACAGGGCCGATGGCGAGATAGTCGGCGTCGGTCCGGTGCGCTAGTGCTATTTGTTCGGGATTATGTGTTGAGATTCCGAGGCAACGGTCAGGGCCGATGATTCTCCGGGCAGCGTCGGGCGAGAGATCGTCCTGGCCGACATGCAGTCCGTCGAAAGCAGCGGCGAGACAGAGATCGGCGCGGTCGTTCATGATGAGTTGGACGCGAGAGCCGAGGATCCGTTTCAGTGCGCGGGCGTCCTCTAGCATCTGGCGTGCGTTGCCGGACTTGTTGCGATATTGAATCAGGGTGACGCCGGCGGCCGCGAGGTCTTCGGCGGCAGCCAGCAGTGCGCCACCATCTGGGAAATACGAGGCATCGAGAATCGGATAAAGGGGCGGAAGCTTCAACATAAAAACATCGGCAGCGTCATGCAATGGCCGTTTAAGGCGTCGCTGAAATTGCGGGCACCACCAACGCGTTGTGCATATTTAAAATCAGCCACTTCCCTGCCTGGCGGTGACACATGGCAACACCGTGCCCGGCATGGTGTTCGGAGGCGTTCGCCAACTTATAGTCGTAGGAGTACCAGAGCGCGTCTCCGAAGCTGCGGACATCGTGGGTTGCCATTTCGAAATGCAGTCCGGCTTTGGCATTTCTGAAATACTGTTCGTTCAAATACTGCATCACTTCCTTGCGTCCGCGAAATTCTCCGTGGGGTGTGTAGAGCACGATTTCCGGATCAAAACACTCTTCCAGTTCGCTGACTTTGGCTTCATTGAAGGCGACGTTGCAGTGGCCCATCGCCATCTC is from Acidobacteriota bacterium and encodes:
- the thiE gene encoding thiamine phosphate synthase → MLKLPPLYPILDASYFPDGGALLAAAEDLAAAGVTLIQYRNKSGNARQMLEDARALKRILGSRVQLIMNDRADLCLAAAFDGLHVGQDDLSPDAARRIIGPDRCLGISTHNPEQIALAHRTDADYLAIGPVFATSSKANPDPVVGLEGVRRARELTRKPLVAIGGITRQNARSVIEAGADSVAVISDLLPDPRKSGEAFFEVLR